From the genome of Enoplosus armatus isolate fEnoArm2 chromosome 21, fEnoArm2.hap1, whole genome shotgun sequence, one region includes:
- the adgrg2a gene encoding adhesion G-protein coupled receptor G4, with the protein MCFEGQWRWTHHFLLVVWLLAPTSPKAHGYFLGDTKAVLNGCEDYWTLQEWAAMPLLFQMTVCVDIRVVVPGAWVAFSYSSVHAPRPDLGLEGDDEALYGWLLRVRHRFPIRLSPTHWHRVCLRRDVRHNSFSLEVDGQMVAERTVIAQAIPPSGSLWLGCRPRDRLLGAAPGEVELYLFRMWADLGDHGLCEDGTVIGWDAYNWGVTSAKARQRDPNLLCGDRLSRPGARAYRNVINAVSSAITTASGRLLSPPPGKLPSTTTTSSPVIATPVTRATNQTSEITGSPLVNCDISQLCSNKNAYFWMSISVKADGGKKTEQDVHNLVSNAFGCHGDRDDKAHEVTDFMDFCQGDRRLQVNCSAKRDIRETTCDVLLQLSHAVSACQLQRAGASALQQAGDEQIQATIIGEVERVGRDLCGDVEPPSGGFVRCTSTSSLDDICRANKHSELTCSRIEPNSNPAPQPKAESCSREAPRFCDCTAFCNSTSQFFAIRININSASVDVKLLKRLLSTLGRCNTSSGSDCQEILHRYQGAHLECHGNKQRLYSCMVILEMSGPVNSCSLNALLQQIIGSNSVITNERPLTRMVVCGPPDLPVGTLLASNLTWVASDLLTSDVCQSDPTLLKCEANEKLAVLLTDSCPPTSDQSTTQPPTLTHSNITTAPEASPPSVTNATEQTYSTAENTAAVQQTNASQGTAQPNMTTPLTTINSTQSSTAQPVLRTTQNMTVIVSDSTTVQNTTLLTTTENTQLQNMTTAPQNTTEFITLSPFNVTLQITTTAFIDSTLNITTLSPNHTTEYNVTTADAFTSSTNHTTEYNVTTADAFTSSTNHTTEYNVTTADAFTSSTNHTTEYNVTTADAVTPSTNHATTADAVTPSTNHTTEYNVTTADAFTSSTNHTTEYNLSTANAVTPSTNHTTEYNATTANAFTSSTNHTTEYNVTTADAVTPSTNHTTEYNASTADAFTPSTNHTTEYNATTADAVTPSTNHTTEYNASTANAFTPSTNHTTEYNATTADAVTPSTNHTTEYNASTADAFTPSTNHTTEYNATTADAFTPSTNHTTEYNVTTVTPTGSSGKQYNSTITMTNTTDSTFTTSHNHTVVYNETTATKNYTTASNNYTTDYNVTTTNKNRTLHNSSITSNTTIGTFTTSPNHTVVYNVTTVANNYTTNSNNYTTEYNLTTADINRDLHNGTTSNATMSTFAPSPNYTIVNNAISQYTTVENITTTAVSRNKTATGNDTTAPIRETQQNTTLGNMTVVDNTAKPTVAPLNNQTANHTTARVTHNITTTSTSDANSTTATTTVNPIVSLNETAGINLSSNASSLTADVNVTTKGPGVNSTTTTTTITTTTTHDPLLTQSDTTTAKVSLSSNTTTVHTTTLTSTTTTKPGTGTTSTTIAETTTSQETQEEQANQLLDQTQDASQLNSSQVAQLVGQLEKILEGPTVSQAVGQKAINVISNLMGGDSVALSASANRLIRVVDDLGLKLVVAGDREVVSSDSLVLAVRTVDGTNFPTTSVDIFNSDNVQLRAFSRSRSKRSESALGSVFLPSSLTSGLSPEQQQQASRVQFTFYTKSAFFQDAALDNETLVSPVLGSSVANLSISNLSENIQFTIRNINPINANYVASCAFWDFTQNGGGGGWSSAGCFVVNATAEDTTCSCNHLTSFAILLDLSREGITDRQQAQILTFITYIGCGISAIFLAFTLLTYLLFEKLLRDIPAKILVQLCMSLLLLNLVFLLDGWLSLYPAIGLCISTAFFLHYFLLTSFTWAGLEALHMYLSVVQVFTPYLSRYMLKFSLMGWGIPLMVVIIVIAVDKDNYGLVTYGRYTDGTSDDFCWLRNDIAFYVGVVAYFLLIFSLCLVVFIMVMVQLARIKKQNPQNQAPNRGVMTDLRSIAGLVILLGLTWGFALFAWGPLYLPFVYLFSIFNTLQGFLVFIFHCAVKENVRRQWRTYLCCGRLRLAENSEWSRTATQNNRNLSVATATTTAPHFTSRSSSVISDGTNSSGSVFADSGISDGSNSDVLLNEIHRRNLSLQGEA; encoded by the exons ATGTGCTTTGAAGGACAGTGGAGATGGACGCATCATTTCCTTCTCGTCGTCTGGCTGCTTGCACCCACTTCACCCAAAG CACATGGCTATTTCCTGGGAGACACTAAGGCAGTATTAAATGGCTGCGAGGACTACTGGACCCTGCAGGAGTGGGCCGCCATGCCGCTACTCTTTCAGATGACAGTGTGCGTCGACATCCGCGTGGTTGTCCCCGGAGCCTGGGTGGCCTTCTCTTACAGTTCGGTCCACGCACCCAGACCTGACCTGGGTCTGGAGGGAGATGATGAGGCGCTGTATGGGTGGCTGCTAAGGGTGCGACACCGATTTCCTATCCGGCTGTCCCCAACACACTGGCATAGGGTGTGTCTGAGGAGGGATGTACGGCACAACTCCTTTAGCCTGGAG GTTGATGGGCAAATGGTGGCAGAGAGGACGGTCATCGCTCAGGCCATCCCCCCCTCCGGCTCCCTGTGGCTGGGCTGCCGTCCCAGAGACCGACTCCTGGGAGCCGCACCCGGAGAAGTGGAGCTGTACCTGTTCCGCATGTGGGCGGACCTGGGTGACCACGGACTCTGCGAGGATggcactgtgattggctgggaCGCCTATAACTGGGGTGTGACCAGTGCCAAGGCCAGACAGAGAGACCCAAATCTTCTGTGCG GCGACAGACTGTCGAGACCTGGGGCGCGTGCTTACAGAAACGTTATTAATGCTGTGTCTTCAG CAATTACAACTGCAAGTGGACGATTGCTCTCACCTCCACCTGGTAAGC TGCCTTCAACTACAACTACCTCAAGTCCTGTCATAGCAACACCTGTCACTCGCGCGACCAACCAGACGTCTGAGATCACAG GGTCCCCATTAGTAAATTGTGACATCAGCCAACTCTGTTCCAATAAAA atgcTTACTTTTGGATGTCCATAAGCGTGAAGGCCGATGGCGGCAAAAAAACTGAACAAGATGTCCACAACTTG GTGTCAAATGCGTTTGGTTGCCACGGTGACAGAGATGATAAAGCACATGAAGTAACAGACTTCATGGATTTCTGTCAGGGTGACAGACGACTTCAG GTGAACTGCAGTGCAAAAAGGGACATAAG AGAAACCACCTGCGATGTGCTGTTGCAGCTCAGCCACGCTGTCTCAGCGTGTCAGCTGCAGCGTGCTGGAGCCTCTGCACTGCAGCAAGCTGGAGACGAGCAAATACAAGCAACAATCAtaggagaggtggagagagtcG GTCGAGATCTTTGTGGGGATGTGGAGCCCCCCAGTGGCGGGTTTGTGAGGTGTACATCCACATCTTCCCTGGATGATATCTGTCGGGCAAACAAACACTCCGAGCTTACATG CTCCCGCATAGAGCCCAACTCCAACCCGGCTCCACAACCGAAGGCAGAGTCCTGCAGCA GGGAAGCGCCTCGCTTTTGTGACTGCACTGCTTTCTGTAATTCTACAA gccAGTTTTTTGCCATAAGAATCAATATTAACAGTGCTTCTGTTGATGTGAAGCTCCTGAAAAGATTG TTGTCAACACTTGGCAGGTGCAACACATCGTCAGG GTCTGACTGCCAAGAGATTTTACATCGCTACCAG GGCGCTCATCTGGAATGCCATGGGAATAAACAGAG GTTGTACAGCTGCATGGTGATACTGGAGATGTCTGGACCTGTCAATAGTTGCTCCCTGAATGCACTTCTGCAACAAATCATTGGCAGCAACAGTGTCATAACAAACGAGAGGCCACTCACACGGATGG TGGTTTGTGGTCCTCCTGATTTGCCTGTCGGTACTCTGTTGGCGTCCAACTTGACCTGGGTTGCCAGTGACCTGCTGACCTCTGACGTCTGCCAATCTGACCCCACTTTGCTTAAATG TGAGGCAAATGAGAAGCTTGCTGTACTTCTGACCGACAGCTGCCCTCCCACATCTGACCAAAGCACAACACAGCCTCCCACTCTGACCCACAGCAACATCACTACAGCTCCTGAAGCTTCACCACCATCTGTGACCAACGCTACTGAACAAACTTACTCGACAGCTGAAAATACTGCAGCAGTTCAACAGACAAATGCATCACAAGGAACAGCTCAGCCGAACATGACTACTCCACTCACAACAATTAACAGTACACAGTCCTCAACAGCACAGCCGGTGCTCCGAACCACACAAAACATGACTGTGATTGTCTCTGACAGTACAACTGtacaaaacacaactttgttGACAACCACTGAAAAtacacagctgcaaaacatgaCCACAGCAccccaaaacacaacagaattCATAACATTATCCCCTTTCAACGTAACATTACAAATCACTACAACTGCTTTTATTGATTCAACACTTAACATAACTACATTGTCTCCAAATCATACAACAGAGTACAACGTAACTACAGCCGACGCATTTACGTCTTCTACAAATCACACAACAGAGTACAACGTAACTACAGCCGACGCATTTACGTCTTCTACCAATCACACAACAGAATACAACGTAACTACAGCCGACGCATTTACGTCTTCTACCAATCACACAACAGAGTACAACGTAACTACAGCCGACGCAGTTACGCCTTCTACCAATCATGCAACTACAGCCGACGCAGTTACGCCTTCTACCAATCACACAACAGAGTACAACGTAACTACAGCCGACGCATTTACGTCTTCTACCAATCACACAACAGAGTACAACTTATCTACAGCCAACGCAGTTACGCCTTCTACCAATCACACAACAGAATACAACGCAACTACAGCCAACGCATTTACGTCTTCTACCAATCACACAACAGAGTACAACGTAACTACAGCCGACGCAGTTACGCCTTCTACCAATCACACAACAGAGTACAACGCATCTACAGCCGACGCATTTACGCCTTCTACCAATCACACAACAGAGTACAACGCAACTACAGCCGACGCAGTTACGCCTTCTACCAATCACACAACAGAGTACAACGCATCTACAGCCAACGCATTTACGCCTTCTACCAATCACACAACAGAGTACAACGCAACTACAGCCGACGCAGTTACGCCTTCTACCAATCACACAACAGAGTACAACGCATCTACAGCCGACGCATTTACGCCTTCTACCAATCACACAACAGAGTACAACGCAACTACAGCCGACGCATTTACGCCTTCTACCAATCACACAACAGAGTACAATGTAACTACAGTAACACCAACCGGCAGCTCTGGAAAACAATACAACAGTACAATTACAATGACCAACACAACAGATAGCACATTTACAActtcacacaatcacacagtaGTGTACAATGAAACTACAGCCACCAAGAATTACACAACAGCTTCAAACAATTACACAACAGATTACAACGTAACTACAACAAACAAGAACAGGACACTACACAACAGTTCAATTACAAGTAACACAACAATTGGCACATTTACAACTTCTCCCAATCACACAGTAGTGTACAATGTAACTACAGTCGCGAACAATTACACAACAAACTCAAACAATTACACAACAGAGTACAACCTAACTACAGCAGACATCAACAGGGACCTACACAATGGTACAACAAGTAACGCAACCATGAGCACATTTGCACCTTCTCCCAATTACACAATAGTGAACAATGCAATCTCACAGTACACAACAGTCGAGAATATAACCACTACTGCTGTGTCTCGAAACAAAACAGCCACAGGCAACGATACCACTGCACCCATCAGggaaacacaacagaacacaacTCTGGGAAATATGACTGTTGTCGACAACACCGCTAAACCCACAGTAGCTCCACTGAACAACCAGACTGCAAATCACACCACAGCCAGAGTGACTCATAACATCACAACAACCAGCACAAGTGACGCCAACTCCACCACAGCCACCACTACCGTCAATCCCATCGTCAGTCTCAACGAAACTGCAGGAATCAACCTGAGCTCAAATGCAAGCAGTTTAACAGCTGACGTCAATGTCACAACCAAAGGCCCAGGAGTCAATTCaacaactacaactactacaatcactactacaacaacacatGATCCACTTCTGACCCAGAGCGACACCACTACTGCAAAGGTTTCCTTGTCTTCTAATACAACAACTGTCCATACCACCACCCTTACCagcacaaccacaacaaaacctGGTA CTGGAACTACCTCCACAACCATCGCAGAgacaactacaagccaagagaCCCAGGAGGAGCAAGCAAACCAGCTGCTGGATCAAACCCAGGACGCGTCTCAGCTCAACTCCTCTCAG GTGGCACAGTTGGTGGGGCAGTTAGAGAAGATTCTGGAGGGCCCCACTGTCTCTCAGGCAGTGGGACAAAAGGCCATCAACGTAATCAGCAACCTGATGGGGGGTGACTCAGTGGCCCTCTCTGCATCTGCTAACAG GCTGATTCGGGTGGTAGATGATCTGGGTCTTAAGCTGGTTGTCGCTGGTGACAGAGAGGTCGTCTCTTCAGATTCGCTGGTTCTGGCTGTGAGGACAGTTGATGGGACCAACTTTCCGACAACATctgttgacattttcaacaGTGATAATGTCCAG CTCCGTGCCTTCAGCAGATCCCGGTCCAAGAGGTCAGAGTCTGCTCTTGGGTCTGTATTCTTGCCTTCCTCCCTCACCTCGGGTCTCAgtcctgagcagcagcagcaggccagcAGGGTCCAGTTCACCTTCTACACCAAATCTGCCTTCTTCCAG gatgCAGCATTAGATAACGAAACCCTTGTCAGTCCAGTCCTGGGCTCCAGTGTGGCCAATCTGTCGATAAGCAACCTGTCTGAGAACATTCAGTTTACCATCCGAAACATCAACCCCATAAat GCAAACTACGTGGCCTCCTGTGCATTTTGGGACTTCACTCAGAACG gTGGCGGAGGAGGCTGGAGCTCTGCCGGCTGCTTTGTTGTCAACGCCACGGCGGAAGACACAACCTGCAGCTGCAACCACCTCACATCCTTTGCAATACTTctg GATTTGTCCAGAGAGGGAATAACTGACCGTCAGCAGGCACAAATTCTCACTTTCATCACCTACATCGGCTGTGGAATCTCTGCTATTTTCCTCGCTTTCACCTTACTGACATATCTTTTATTTGA AAAGCTGCTCCGGGATATCCCTGCCAAGATCCTGGTCCAGCTCTGcatgtccctcctcctcctcaacctggTCTTCTTGCTGGATGGCTGGCTGTCGCTCTACCCAGCGATCGGGCTGTGTATCAGCACTGCCTTCTTCCTGCACTACTTCCTGCTGACATCGTTCACCTGGGCGGGGCTTGAGGCCCTGCACATGTACCTGAGCGTCGTGCAGGTGTTCACTCCCTACCTCAGCAGATACATGCTCAAGTTCTCACTGATGGGCTGGG GCATTCCTCTTATGGTGGTGATCATTGTGATAGCAGTGGACAAAGACAACTATGGCCTTGTCACATATGGAAGATACACAGATGGCACTTCAGATGACTT CTGTTGGCTGCGTAACGACATCGCCTTCTATGTGGGCGTGGTGGCCTACTTCCTCCTGATCTTTTCTCTGTGCCTGGTGGTCTTCATCATGGTTATGGTCCAGCTGGCCCGGATCAAGAAGCAGAACCCCCAGAACCAGGCTCCTAACAGGGGAGTGATGACAGATCTGCGCAGCATCGCCGGCCTCGTCATCCTGCTCGGCCTCACCTGGGGGTTCGCCCTGTTTGCCTGGGGTCCCCTCTACTTACCCTTTGTTTACCTCTTCTCTATATTCAACACTCTGCAAG GTTTCCTTGTCTTCATTTTCCACTGTGCTGTAAAGGAGAATGTCCGCAGGCAGTGGAGGACTTATCTTTGCTGTGGGAGACTGCGATTGGCTGAAAACTCAG AATGGAGTCGCACGGCCACCCAGAACAACAGGAATCTGTCGGTCGCCACGGCGACCACCACAGCTCCCCACTTCACCTCTCGAAGCTCCTCCGTCATCAGCGACGGCACCAACAGTAGTG GATCTGTGTTTGCGGACAGCGGAATATCTGATGGCTCCAACAGCGACGTCCTCCTCAACGAGATCCACAGACGAAATCTGTCACTGCAAGGCGAGGCCTGA